A stretch of DNA from Acidobacteriota bacterium:
GAAATCAGACGTCCTAATGCGGGCGTCACTCCAAGGACCGAAAAGTAGTTGCCGCTGACAAGGTCGCCTCTCAGCCGCTCGGCCACGCCGTTGTTGAAACTGAGCGGCGTCCCGCAATGCGCCGCCAGCCCGGCAAAAGAGCTGTTGTGGTCGCGGTAGTCCACGTAGTCCGGATAGCCAAAGCTGTATTGCACCTTTCCGTTTTGCGTGCGCTCGAGCGTGACGAGTTGATCGGGTCCCTGGACGCCGGGCAAAGGACGGAGCAAAACCCCATTGACCAAGCTGAACATGGCGGTGTTGGCTCCGATGCCAAGCGCGAGAGCGATGATCGCGGTCGCGGTGACGCCAGGAGACTTGGTAAGGAGCCGAGCCGCGTAACGCAAGTCTTGCCAGAAGCCTTCCATAGTTGTCCCTCACGTCAATGAACGTTCCGTGCAACCTTAACCCGTTAGACGGATGAATCGGCTGTTTTCTTCCAAGAGTCTGCCGTCGTTTAGCACACTCTGAACCGCCGACGCATGTCTCTACTCTTTCAAACAGTTCCGTCGAGAGCAAGCCTGGCGTGGGTTAAGAGCGCTGACCGAGTTATGGTATAAGAGAGTCTCAGCAGAAAGGCTCAGCTAATAAGGTGGGGTAATGCACATCGAGTCTCTGAAAGTCTTTTGCGATCTCATTGACACGCGGAGCTTCTCGAAGGCGGCGACCAAAAACTTCATCTCGCAATCAGCGGTGAGTCAGCAGATCCGCGCCTTAGAAGAGAAATTCAACCGCAGGCTGGTAGAGCGAAGCCGCGGGGGCAGCCTGGTGCCGACCGACGCAGGAATGACGTTTTATCAGGGTTGTCGCGAAATCATGGATCGCTTTAATAGCCTCACCGAGGAGATGAAAGGGTTGGGCAACATCGTCAGCGGCCAGGTGCGGGTTGCGACGATCTATTCCGTGGGCATTCACGAGCTGTCGCCCGTGCTTAAGCGCTTCATCAAGTCGTTTCCGCAAGTCAACGTTCACATCGAGTACAGCCGCCCCAACAAGGTGTACGACGATGTCATCAATCACGTGATCGACATTGGGATCGTGGCTTATCCGACGCCTCGGCCTCAGATCGAAATAATACCGTTTGGAAATGATCCGCTTGTTCTGGTGTGCAGCCCCGAACACGAGCTTGCAGCAAAAAAACGACTCGATATCGCCAGTCTTGATGGGCAGCGGTTCATCGGGTTCGAGCGTGACATTCCAACCCGTAAAGCGGTCGACAAAATTCTGCGAGACCGCGGCGTCAGTGTGCAGTATGTGATGGAACTCGACAACATCGAGACCGTCAAGCAATCGGTCGAAGCCGACCTGGGGGTGACCATCGTCCCGCGAGCTACGATTCAAAACGAAGTGCGAGCCGGCACGTTGCGCGCCGTGAATTTTACGGAGAGTTTCGCGCGGCCGATTGGGATCATCCATCGCAAAGGGAAGATACTCAGCGCGGCCGCTCGCAAGTTTATTGAGATGTTGACTGAAGGACAGGCAGTCGCCAAGGACTCGCTCTCGTAGTAACGAATCTATTCGTTTCGTCTCGATCAAGCGAATGAATTCGCCACTGCGAGCTTGAATTGGTTGATCGCTGCTTTGACAAGCCCGCAAGCGCGCGGCTATCATACAGCTTCGTCATTACGGGGCGTGGCTCAGCCTGGTAGAGCGCTCGGTTCGGGACCGAGAGGTCGTTGGTTCAAATCCAATCGCCCCGACCATTGCTTCAAGTGAATTAGCGAGAGCAGAATTCGGCTCTCGCTTTTTCTTTTGAGGGAAGCTGAAGACCAGGGCGTTGGCACTCGCGGTGTCCTGGCCGGGTGCGAATCGGCGTGAACGACTCCACGCCCAATGAAAGAGGGGCGAGGTTGGCCCTCGCCCCTTTGATTTTCATTCTAACGCTCCGGACTACTTCTTTTCGCCCTTCGAAGTAGAGAGCATAGCCTCGACGCGAGCCAGTCGCTCGGCAAGTTCTGCGTTCTGTCGCTCGAGCTTCACCATCTCCGCGTTCTTCTGGGTGATCCTATCGCTGAGCGTCGTGATGTAGATGTGGGCTTTTTCGATCTCTTCCAGCATCCCACGCATTCGCGCGCCGATCTCGACGACCTCTCGACCGTGCTCATCAACCTTCCTGCCGCCCACGGCGGGCAGGTGTTTGTTTGTCCACATGAAGTCGGCGTGCTCTTCGATGGATTCGAGGTTGTAGGTCGGCTCGAAGACATAGTCTGCGAAAAGCTGAATGCCTCGCTGGAAAATTGTGCCGTTCACATCCAGCTTTCCGGCCGGAGTCGTCGTCCCGATACCGACGTTGCCGGCGTTCTGAACGGTTACGACGTCACCGTTCACGGTGTTGAACAAACGCATGTCGTCTCCGGTGGGGTTATACCAGATTTGGTTCGCTCCGCTGCCGTCCCGGGGCGCTGCTAGAAACCCGCCGTTCGCTCCCGAAGCTCGAACTGGCCCCACGACGTCAAGTTTATCGGCCGGCGATGCCGTCCCGACCCCAACGTTGCCGCTGGCTGATATATCGATGCTGCTCGTTGGCGCTCCGGGACGGATTCTGAAGGGCAGCCGGCTGCCGCCGGTGACATCGCGCACAAAGAAGTTGGCTTCATTGCCGGCAATGTCCCAGGTCTGGGCCGTGAATCCGCTCGCGGCGGTCTGCTCCAGCCGGTGTGCCGGCGTGTCGCCTGTAGCGATGTGCAGATCCAACACCGGAGTCGCAGTGCGCAGCCCTACTCGGCCGGTGCTACTCACCTTAAGCGAGTTGGCCGGCGCACCCGCGTCGACTTCAAACACAATGGTCCCAGCCTCCGAATTGCCGGCAGCGCCCTGGTCTACGAACCCCAAGAAACTTGCGCCACCCGCCGCTGAACTGTTCGCCCTTATCTGCCAGTTGTTAGTTGGGAAGCCGGCGCCACTCGTGTCGTCGAACTGGATCCGCGTGTTGTTCTCTTTCAGCCTGATCGTGTCGAAGCCGAAGTTTTCATTGTTGACGCAATCCAGCCCAATGCAGGCGCTGCCCTGGATGATCACATCGTCCGGAGTCACCACATCCTGTATTACGACGGTGCCGCTACCCTTCTTCTTGCTCTGAACCTCGTTGGCGGCTCCACTTGAGTTCTGCTTCGGCTCTCGCGGTTCCTCGCCATCTTCAGGAGATCCCGTAAGAACCGCGCCTTTCTCTATTAAAAAGGAGCCAGATTGAACCGGGACGCTGGCCGGCAATTTGCCGCTCTTTTGCAACTCTTGAATGACCTCCGCGGTGTTGCCCTTCTCCCTTGAAGCCGCCAGAGCCTTCCTCACTTCGCGGCTCAGGTTCGGGATCACGCGCAATTCGTAGGAGTAGGAACCGTCGGGCAGGTTGAAGCCTTTGTCATCGGTGAGCTTAAACGAAGGAATAGCGTCTGCCTCGAACTCCTTCCTGAATACTTCGCCGCTGGGCGCCGACACGGTCAGGACGATGCGGCCGTATTCAACCTGCGGCTGCCATCTCACTTCCGTTCGGTCAGCAGCAACAGCCGCAACGGAATCAACTCTTGAGGATTGACCCAGGGCCGCAACGCTGGCGCACATAGCAAACACTAGATAGGTGAAAAAACGCACTGTCTTCTGGTTTTTCATTGTCGTTCCTCCTAGGCGGTTGTGACGTTAACGGAAACCAATTCCGATCGGGACATCACGCCGAAAATCCGGCGCGATGTGACGTTCTGCACAGTTCTGATACTTGGCGGCCCCGATCATTTCAAAGCCGGATTGCTCTGTCAAGGTGATTCTTGCCGCCAAAGGGAAGCGCCGCCCGGCACTCGCGTTGAAAACCGATGTCCCATCAGCCCCGTGTGTTCTTTGTTCCCTGATCCGTCCGAAAGAGCGGTAGTCAGTTTCCAGAAGACTCACAGCCCGTTTGCCCGCCCCTAACCTCGGCTTCGGGTGACAACACGACTGGACGGATGATATAAGAAACGCGAAGACGATCGGCAAAACCAAATCGTCTTTTTCGAGCGGCAAGGCTATCGCGGACTTCTTCGGCTACAAACTCCTGGGACGAGACTCGTGAGCTAAGGCAGATCCAAATCGATTCCGCGGAAGCTTGCGAGGCTTGCGTATGACCGTAGCTCGGCGATTCATAGTCAGAGGACGAGTTCAGGGGGTTGGCTTCCGGTATTTCGCGATTCGAGCTGCTCGACAAGCGGGTGTCGACGGCGCCGTTCGAAACCTCGCAGATGGAACCGTCGAGGCAATCGCGGAAGGCCCGGCCGAGGCGATCGCCGAGTTCCGCGCGGCGCTTGAACAGGGACCGTCCTACGGTCACGTCACTCAGGTCGACGAGACACGGACGCAGCCGACCGGGCGCTACACGGGATTCGATGTTGTATCTTGATGAATAAACGAGGAGACATTAGTGGACAATCTCAAAGAGATGATCAGAACCGTTCCTGATTTTCCGAAACCGGGGATCAAGTTTTACGACATCACCACGCTGCTGAAAAATGCTTACGGTCTTCGAACCACCATCGATCGCCTGGTCGAGTGCATAGATGATCCAAACATCGACACGGTGATAGGCATGGAGGCTCGTGGATTTATCTTCGCGCCGGCCCTCGCCTATCGTTTGAAAGCCGGGTTCGTACCGGTGCGCAAGCCGCGCAAGTTGCCGGCCGCTATCGAGTCGATAACCTACGACCTGGAATATGGCACCGACACACTCGAGATTCACAAGGACGCGATCGGCGAAGGGCATCGCGTCATAATCGCCGACGACCTGCTGGCTACCGGGGGCACGGCGCGCGCGGTCGTTGACCTGGTCGAAAGACTCGGCGGAGTCGTGGCAGGGCTCGCGTTCGTTGTCGAGCTGAACTTCTTGAAGGGGCGCGACCGCTTTCCAGGCTACAAGATTGCGTCGTTGCTCAGGTACGACGACTAGTTGATCCGCGGCATATCTAGACAGGCGAAAAGAGTATCTGTTAGTTTAGGACCGATGTGCTCCCGTAGCTCAGCTGCATAGAGCGTCCGCCTCCTAAGCGGAAGGTCGCGCGTTGGAGTCGCGCCGGGGGCACCATTTAAACTTCCGCGAAACTCCCTGATCCCAGGAAACAAATGTCAAACCCCCTATTCGATCTAACCGGCAAAGTGGCAATTGTCACCGGTTCAACAAAGGGCATCGGACGAGCGATCGCCGAGGCGTTGGCGCGCGCCGGCGCCAACGTCGTCATCTCGAGCCGGAAGGCCGACAATTGCGAAGAAGTCGCCAACGCCATCAAGGCTGAAGCTCTCGACGCAACGGCCATCCCCTGCCACATCGGCAAGCGAGAGGACGTCGAGCATCTCGTCTCTGAAACCAGGAAGCGTTACGGCAAGATCGACGTGCTGGTGTGCAACGCAGCCGTCAATCCCTACTACGGCCCGATGTCCGGCTTGAGCGATGATGCGTTCACCAAGGTCATTGACTCAAACGTCCGCAGCAACGTCTGGCTCTGCAACCTGGTGATTCCGGAGATGGCCGGGAGAAAAGATGGCAGCGTGATCGTCGTTTCGAGCATCGGTGGGCTCAGAGGCTCGCACCATCTCGGTATCTATGCCATTTCGAAGGCCGCCGATTTTCAGTTAGCGCGAAACCTGGCTGTCGAATGGGGGCCGCAAAACGTCCGGGTCAACTGCATCGCGCCGGGACTTGTCCGCACCGACTTCGCTCGCGCGCTGTGGGAGAATCCGGAGTTGTTGGCCAAGGCTGAAGCGGCTACTCCGCTGCGCCGCATCGGCGAGCCTGATGACATCGCCGGAGCCGCGGTTTTTCTTGCATCGCGCGCCGGCAATTGGACGACGGGCCAGGTGATTGTGATCGACGGCGGCGTGACCATCGGCCCAGGTTGAGTGTGGATCGACGCTATGCTTGAAACCGGTCAACAGGCTCCGAGCTTCTCTCTCACACGGCTGGATGGAAAAGCGTCTGAGTTTGAGAGTGGCCGTCAATCGAAGCCGCGCCTCGTTGTGTTTTTCGAGACGGATTGCCCGACCTGCCGGTTGACGATTCCTTATCTCAATCGCCTCTCGCGCGAGCTTGGCGAGGCATCGGACATTCTCGGCATATCTCAAGACGGTGAGCACCCGACGCGAGAGTTGGTCGAGCAAGCTCCGATAGAATTTCCGGTCGCGCTTGATCACGGCCTCAACGTCAGTAAGATTTATGACCCGGTGGCGGTGCCAACACTCTTCCTCATCGGCAGCGACGGCCACATCCTTCAAACTCTAAGCGGCTTTGATAAGCGCGCCTTGAATGAAATCGCGACGGCGATGGCCGGCGAACCACTCACAATAGCCGAGCCCTTCGACGGCGCGCCCGATACCAAGTTCGGATGCACGTCCCGGCATCTTGAAGCTGGCTCCGAAGGGGACCTCGCAGCCGCAGCGAACCCTTACATCAAGCGAGCCGCGCGCGCTACGCGCATCGAGCTGGACGACTCGATCGACCCTTTCGAGTACTGCATGGCGTTTGGCGATCCGCTGCCGGTGATTCCGCCGACCGTCGATCGAGTCGAGCGCATGCTCGCAGCCGCCTCGCCGTCGCCAGATGAAGTTATCGGGCTGATTCCGCCCAACTACGGAGCGGCAACCGTGGAAAAGATCGCCGCCAACGCAGTGATGGCAGGTTGCAAGCCAGAGATGATGCGCGTATTGATTCCGCTGGTGCGAGCCGTGTGCGATGAGCGCTTCAACATTCACGGTGTGCAGGCGACCACTCATTTCGCCGCGCCGCTCGTGATAGTCAACGGGCCGATTCGCGGCGAGCTGGGCTTCGCTTGTGCAAGCAACGTCTTCAGCAACGTCGCTCGCGCGAACAGCACGCTGGGCCGCGCGCTGCAGTTGGTATTGACCAATCTGGGAGGCGCGCGACCCGGCGAGATCGATATGTCCACGCTCGGAAACCCGGGCAAGTTCTCCTACTGCATCGCCGAAAACGAAGAAGAGAATCCGTGGTTGCCTTTGCACGTCGAAATGGGTTTCAGGCGCGAGCAGAGCACCGTGACCCTGTTCGCCGCTGAACCGCCGCACGGTGTAAGCGAACATATGGCGCGTGAGGGAAAACAGATCTTGAAGGCAATCAGCCGCGCGCTTGCGACGGTGTGGTCATATCGGGTATGCGCGGGCGTCGAGGCGCTGGTAGTGCTTTGCCCCGAGCACGTGAAGACGCTTCATCGCGACGGCTTCACCAAGCAAGCCGTGCGCGAGTTCCTATTTGAGAACACCGGCATTCCGATTCGAGACTATCAACACGGCGCAGGCGAAGGGACTCAGTATGTGAAGCTCTACAGGCAGGCAGTGATCGACGGCGAGCCCTGCTACTTGAAGTTTCCCGACCGCGCGGCAATCAAGCTCGTGGTCGCCGGGGGAACCGCCGGCAAGTTTTCGGCGGTGATCGGCAGTTGGGCAGCCGGCCCAAGAGGAAGTCAGATGGTTACGTACCCAATTGCGGTATAGACCGCGGATCAGACGGATTTGACCGATCTACACAGATCCGTGCCAAATCTGTCTGATCCGTCTAATCCGTGGTCGATTGTTTCTGATGGAGGTGAAATGCCAACAACCCTTGTGAACCCGCTCGACGAAACCCCGCGCGTGTTTTCGAAGCCGGCAGCACGGCTCAGTAGCCTGAGCGGCAAAACGATCGGGCTGCTCGACATAAGCAAGCCCGGCGGCAGCGTCTTCCTCGATCACCTCGAGCGGTTGTTGAAGCAGCGTTACGGCGTCGCCGAGATCGTTCGAGCTATGAAGCCTACCTTCACCAAGCCGGCGCCTGACGCGGTGATCGCAAAATTCCTCGACGCGAAATGCGACGCGGTGATCGAGGCGCTCGCCGATTGAGGCTCGTGCACAACGTGCAGTTTGCACGATTCGACAAAGCTCGAGAGCCTTGGAATCCCGTCGGTGCCTGTGGCAACCACCGAGTTCGTGACCGCTGCTCGCGCGCAAGCCAGCGCGCTCGGCAGATCAGACCTTGATGCGGTCTACGTCGCGCACCCAATTCAGGATCAGACGAAGGAAGAGATCGAAGGAAAAGCGGAAGCTGTTCTCGAAGAGATTGCGAGACGGCTCATCAACGGATAGTGACGCCAAAAACATCGGAATGACCTCTGCTGGGCGAGATGGCCGACAGCGTAGATATGGTCGAGAAGTTCGCCGTCCAGCGCAACGATCAACGCAAGGTCGGCAACCTCTGGGCTATCAACTCGCTAGGTGCGCCGGCACTTCTCCTAAGTAAGCTCGCCTCAGGGGGCAGCATCGCAGACTAGCTTCTTGAACAACGAGACCGAAATGATCGTTGTGGAGAGACTATCCATTCGATGTCTGGCTGGGCGGTGACGAAGACAATCACAGCCTCGGGGTCTTTGTTTTTCAAGGCAGCCGAGACCAGCACGTTGGTATCGATAATGACCTTCATCGCCCAGCCCGGTAAGCCTCTATTTCAGCAGCGATTTCATCCTCGCTTATCGCCTTCGCTTGCGGCAGGGCCTGAGTCTCTTTGAGCAACGCCTGCAAACCGCGAACTCGCTCTTCCAATTCGCCGTTGTCTTGAGCAATCACGACGACCTCGACCACCTGACCTTGCTTGAATGGCAGATCGGTAAGGACGAGGCTCTTCGGGTCTTTGATCGTGACGTACTTCTTGTATGCGGTCATTATATCCTCCCGTTCTAGCTGCGACACGGCAGATTATACTACTTGCCTACCAAACTTCGATGCGTTGTTGTCGCCCTCGATCCAGAATCAGACAAAAGAAGGTCCAGGCTCATGCGAAGGCGGCACCCGATGAGATCGCCAGGAACTCTGTCACCAACGCAGAACCACAGGAAGGCGTGTGTATCGAGCAAGATTCTCGTCAGGAGTATTCTTCAAAGTCCTTTAGCGGCTCGTCAAAATCATCAGCCATTGTGATCAGGCCTTTGCCGCTACCGAACTGCGGGCGAGGCTTAGCGTTTTGAAGCGGCACGAGTCTGACGCGAGTCTGGTCGTCTTTTGTTATGACAATCTGCTCTCCCTTAACCGCAGCGTCTATGAGCTCGGGCAGATGATCCTTAACACGACTCGATGCGGTGTGAGTTTCAGAGGGCGCGAATCGACATCGTCGGGTTGCTCGAGGACAATATCGGGCGGTTCGGCGGAAACCGACACCTGGCAGAACAGTGTCGGAGCACAAAAGACTATCAAGCTGAGCGCAACCGCCGCGAGCCCAATAGATTTTGCTTTCGCCGCGATGGTTTTTTTCATCCCTCTGGAAACTGATTGGCAGCGTTGCGACTTCTGAAAGGCTGGCGGTTACTTTCTTATCAGGTTTTCGGGCACCTCGGGAACGGCGATGAAGGGAAGGTTTCGGTATATCTCGCCTACATCCAAGCCATACCCGACCACAAAATGATTCGGGATCGTGAAGCCGATGTATTTCGCATCGATCGCAATCTCGTGACGCTCCGGTTTGTCCAACAATGCCGCGATCGCCAGTGAGCTCACTTCGCGCGAGCGGAAGATGTTCGCCATGTAGTTCAAGGTCAATCCGGTGTCGATTATGTCTTCGACCACCAGCACGTCCTTGCCTAAGAGGCTCACGTCGAGGTCCTTCGTGATTCTCACCTCGCCCGACGATTTGGTCGACGCCCCGTAGCTGGATATGCCGATGAAATCGACGGACAGCGGCAAATCAATTGACCGCATTAAGTCTGACAGAAACACACATGCGCCCTTGAGCACGCCTACAAGATGAAGGTTCTTGCCTGTGTAGTCGCGGGTGATCTGCTGGCCCATCTCGCGCACACGCGCCTGCAGCGGCGCAACGTCGATCAGGACTTTCAGATTCGGGTCGTTCATGAAGGAGGCGCGTTCGGTAGCACTCATTTGTGGGCTCCTCGAAACCGGATTTGAATTCGTTGTGCGTGGAATATAGCAAAGGCAAAGAGCAAAGAGCAAAAGGTTCAGAGTTCAGGGTTCAGGGTTCGGAGTTCAGGGTTCAGAGTTCAGGCTCTAGCCTGGTTGTGCGTCGCAGGAGGAGGGTACTACCAGGCTAAAGCCTGAACTCTGAACCCGGAACTCTGAACCCGGAACTCTGAACCCAGAACTCTGAACCCTGAACTCCGAACCCTGAACTCCGAACCCTGAACTCCGAACCCTGAACCATTTGCGTTTGTGCTACACTGCGTCGGAAATCAATCTGTGAGGATGGCTCACCGATGAAACAAACTCTCATTTCGTTTCTCTTTCTCGCGATCACCGCGACCGGTCAGCTAAGCGCGGTTGCGCAGCAGATTCCCTTCTTGTCGGAACTGTTTTCGCGCTACGAAGAGTTCAATCGGCTGTACACCGAGAAACGCCGCGCCGGGGCGAGCCTCTCTGGCGTTGAACCGATTCGCAAGCGAGGCGAGGAAGCTTTTAAGCGCGGCAACATTCCCGGCATCCTCGAAGCGATAGCCGAAGCTCAAGCGCTTCTCGCCGGTAAGAAGTGGGACGAGCGTCAGAAGTTTATCGCTTCGCTCACGCTGGAAACCGATCGTCTGGTCGTCGAGCCGAATCAAACGCTGCAGGTGTCGCTCACTCGAATGTTCCCGGCGAGCATCGACAAAGCTCTTGCATCCGCGGCAACGGTAACGTTCGTCATCGTCTCCGGCGAAGCTGCTTCAAAGCCCGCCGAAGCACCGGCGGCGCCGGCTCTGTCACAGCGGCTGCTCATTGCCGAACGGCTGAGCATCGCGGAAACCAGCAGCAACTCGGCTCGCCGTCTGTTGCTGCCGGATGGCGTTTACCAGGTGGTCGCGCTAGTCGAAGCAGGAGGTCAGAAGATCGCCGAACTCAAGCGGCAGATTTACGCGATCAGCGACTTCAACGACAGCATCTCTCAGATGTCGAAAGCGATCTCGGGCATCAAGAGTTCATCTGACTCGAAGGTGAAAGCGATTGCGGCCCTGGTTGCCACGCCCGAGTTTCAGCTTCAGCGGCTTGCACAGTTGAACGGGACCAGAGGCGAGGTCGATATCAATCCGAATCAGGAAATCGATCGCATCGAGTCGGAACTTTCGGCGCTTGCGAAGGGACGGGACCCCTTTGCCTCGGAGCGCGGTGAAGTCGAGCGCGCCTATCAAGCTTCCGACAACAAGCTGGTGCCTTATCGCGTTTATGTTCCGAAGAGCTACGACGCCGCGAGTCCGAAGCCGCTGGTCGTGATGCTACACGGGGCCCTTGGCGACGAGCGCTATTACTTCAGCGGGCTCTTTGATCCGGCCGTCATGAAAAGCGAAGCTGAACGGCGCGGCTACATTCTGGCAGGCGTGAATGGAAGAAGCCGGTTTCCCGCGTACAGCGGTCCCAGCCAGGAAGACGTGTTTGAAGTCATCAACGCCGTGAGTCGCGATTACAAGATCGATCCTTCGCGAATATACCTGACCGGCCACTCGATGGGTGGATTTGGGGTCTGGCTTGTTGCGTCGAGCAAGCCTGACAAGTTCGCCGCGGTCGCCGCCGTCTCAGGCGGGCCGCCGGTGCAGGGCGATGCATTGACTGCGCTCTTGGAAAAGATGAAAAGCTTGCCGGCGATTATAGTTCATGGAGCGCAAGACGGGATAGCGCCCGCGCAGCTTTCGCGCACCATGGCGGCGGCCGCTGAGAAAGCGGGCCTGAAGGTTAGCTACGTGGAGGTTCCTGATGGCGACCACCTAAGCGTGGTGGCTTCGTCGTTCCCGGCCGTGATGGATTTCTTCGACAAGAATGTGAAGTCGCCCGCCTCGAAATGAAATGAGGTAATACTAGTGACTTGCAACAGCCTTTCGGTAGCGATCAAATGGGTACGAAATCGGTGCGAATCCGTCAAATCGGTGTGATCGGTGGTCTATGAGTTCGTGTAACAATCGCATTCCCATCGGTGTATAGACCACGGATGACACTGATTCGACCGATTTGCGCGGATACTGCACTAGTGAAGCGCATGTTACAGGCCATTAGAAACTCAACCAATACCCAATGTACGTCTCCTCTGAAATCATTGTCGAGCTGGAAAAGAAATATGGACAGCCGGAGGAGCTTTCCCTCGCGTACGAAATGAACGAACGCGAGTTCGAGATCGTGCGCGGCAGCCAAAAGCACGGCCGGGCTCACGATGTGACTCTGTTCATAATAAAGGATGGCCGCATTGCCGTCATAAAAAAGCCGATGTATCCGCCAGGCGCATACCGCGCTCCGTCGGGAGGAATTGAGCCGGGCGAGCGGTTTGAAGAAGGAGCGCTGCGCGAGGCACACGAGGAGACCGGTCTGGTAGTCTCACTCGAAAAGTACATCGTGAGAGCGCGGGTGAGGTTTTCTCACGATGGTGGGTTAATCGACTGGACCACTCACGTTCTTACGGCAAGTCAGATCGGAGGCGAGCTTCAGCCGATCGACACCCGCGAGATTGCCGAGGCGCGCTATGCGACGGTCGATGAGCTGAACGGCGGCATCAGAGACGCGTTGCTTGCAAGCGGCTCAACAGGTCTGAGATATCGATCAGAGTTGAACGACGTCGTGATGCGCAAATTGAGTGAAGAAGGCGTAGTGTCCTAGTTTCAACTCTCTGCGCGATCTCGGCGTCCTCTGCGCCTCGGCGGTGAGGTTTTGCCACCAGTATTCAGCGCGGCGACGCAGAGAACGCAGAGGTTGCGCAGAGAATAGTTCAAACTAGGACACCACCTGGCTCCTTGTCATCTTCAACATCAATCAAGCCTCTGATATAATCCAAGTGAATCGACCGCGATAACCTATTCAATCCTAAATCGGGTTCCGACTTGTGAAGGAGTTGCTATGTACCAACGAATCGAGCCGCCCGTAAACCACTTCGACAGCCGGTCGAAATCCGGCTATGCGCGAGTGATCATACTGCTCATCGCGATCTGCTGCCTA
This window harbors:
- a CDS encoding SDR family oxidoreductase, with product MSNPLFDLTGKVAIVTGSTKGIGRAIAEALARAGANVVISSRKADNCEEVANAIKAEALDATAIPCHIGKREDVEHLVSETRKRYGKIDVLVCNAAVNPYYGPMSGLSDDAFTKVIDSNVRSNVWLCNLVIPEMAGRKDGSVIVVSSIGGLRGSHHLGIYAISKAADFQLARNLAVEWGPQNVRVNCIAPGLVRTDFARALWENPELLAKAEAATPLRRIGEPDDIAGAAVFLASRAGNWTTGQVIVIDGGVTIGPG
- a CDS encoding acylphosphatase, which produces MTVARRFIVRGRVQGVGFRYFAIRAARQAGVDGAVRNLADGTVEAIAEGPAEAIAEFRAALEQGPSYGHVTQVDETRTQPTGRYTGFDVVS
- a CDS encoding alpha/beta fold hydrolase, with the translated sequence MKQTLISFLFLAITATGQLSAVAQQIPFLSELFSRYEEFNRLYTEKRRAGASLSGVEPIRKRGEEAFKRGNIPGILEAIAEAQALLAGKKWDERQKFIASLTLETDRLVVEPNQTLQVSLTRMFPASIDKALASAATVTFVIVSGEAASKPAEAPAAPALSQRLLIAERLSIAETSSNSARRLLLPDGVYQVVALVEAGGQKIAELKRQIYAISDFNDSISQMSKAISGIKSSSDSKVKAIAALVATPEFQLQRLAQLNGTRGEVDINPNQEIDRIESELSALAKGRDPFASERGEVERAYQASDNKLVPYRVYVPKSYDAASPKPLVVMLHGALGDERYYFSGLFDPAVMKSEAERRGYILAGVNGRSRFPAYSGPSQEDVFEVINAVSRDYKIDPSRIYLTGHSMGGFGVWLVASSKPDKFAAVAAVSGGPPVQGDALTALLEKMKSLPAIIVHGAQDGIAPAQLSRTMAAAAEKAGLKVSYVEVPDGDHLSVVASSFPAVMDFFDKNVKSPASK
- a CDS encoding LysR family transcriptional regulator; translated protein: MHIESLKVFCDLIDTRSFSKAATKNFISQSAVSQQIRALEEKFNRRLVERSRGGSLVPTDAGMTFYQGCREIMDRFNSLTEEMKGLGNIVSGQVRVATIYSVGIHELSPVLKRFIKSFPQVNVHIEYSRPNKVYDDVINHVIDIGIVAYPTPRPQIEIIPFGNDPLVLVCSPEHELAAKKRLDIASLDGQRFIGFERDIPTRKAVDKILRDRGVSVQYVMELDNIETVKQSVEADLGVTIVPRATIQNEVRAGTLRAVNFTESFARPIGIIHRKGKILSAAARKFIEMLTEGQAVAKDSLS
- a CDS encoding UGSC family (seleno)protein, with product MPTTLVNPLDETPRVFSKPAARLSSLSGKTIGLLDISKPGGSVFLDHLERLLKQRYGVAEIVRAMKPTFTKPAPDAVIAKFLDAKCDAVIEALADUGSCTTCSLHDSTKLESLGIPSVPVATTEFVTAARAQASALGRSDLDAVYVAHPIQDQTKEEIEGKAEAVLEEIARRLING
- the hpt gene encoding hypoxanthine phosphoribosyltransferase, which encodes MNDPNLKVLIDVAPLQARVREMGQQITRDYTGKNLHLVGVLKGACVFLSDLMRSIDLPLSVDFIGISSYGASTKSSGEVRITKDLDVSLLGKDVLVVEDIIDTGLTLNYMANIFRSREVSSLAIAALLDKPERHEIAIDAKYIGFTIPNHFVVGYGLDVGEIYRNLPFIAVPEVPENLIRK
- a CDS encoding adenine phosphoribosyltransferase — encoded protein: MDNLKEMIRTVPDFPKPGIKFYDITTLLKNAYGLRTTIDRLVECIDDPNIDTVIGMEARGFIFAPALAYRLKAGFVPVRKPRKLPAAIESITYDLEYGTDTLEIHKDAIGEGHRVIIADDLLATGGTARAVVDLVERLGGVVAGLAFVVELNFLKGRDRFPGYKIASLLRYDD
- a CDS encoding TlpA disulfide reductase family protein, which translates into the protein MLETGQQAPSFSLTRLDGKASEFESGRQSKPRLVVFFETDCPTCRLTIPYLNRLSRELGEASDILGISQDGEHPTRELVEQAPIEFPVALDHGLNVSKIYDPVAVPTLFLIGSDGHILQTLSGFDKRALNEIATAMAGEPLTIAEPFDGAPDTKFGCTSRHLEAGSEGDLAAAANPYIKRAARATRIELDDSIDPFEYCMAFGDPLPVIPPTVDRVERMLAAASPSPDEVIGLIPPNYGAATVEKIAANAVMAGCKPEMMRVLIPLVRAVCDERFNIHGVQATTHFAAPLVIVNGPIRGELGFACASNVFSNVARANSTLGRALQLVLTNLGGARPGEIDMSTLGNPGKFSYCIAENEEENPWLPLHVEMGFRREQSTVTLFAAEPPHGVSEHMAREGKQILKAISRALATVWSYRVCAGVEALVVLCPEHVKTLHRDGFTKQAVREFLFENTGIPIRDYQHGAGEGTQYVKLYRQAVIDGEPCYLKFPDRAAIKLVVAGGTAGKFSAVIGSWAAGPRGSQMVTYPIAV
- a CDS encoding NUDIX hydrolase produces the protein MYVSSEIIVELEKKYGQPEELSLAYEMNEREFEIVRGSQKHGRAHDVTLFIIKDGRIAVIKKPMYPPGAYRAPSGGIEPGERFEEGALREAHEETGLVVSLEKYIVRARVRFSHDGGLIDWTTHVLTASQIGGELQPIDTREIAEARYATVDELNGGIRDALLASGSTGLRYRSELNDVVMRKLSEEGVVS